From the genome of Hyperolius riggenbachi isolate aHypRig1 chromosome 9, aHypRig1.pri, whole genome shotgun sequence, one region includes:
- the LOC137531534 gene encoding leucine-rich repeat and immunoglobulin-like domain containing-NOGO receptor-interacting protein 4 yields the protein MKMDAGNYMQQLKPMTLVVTLGLLLRGQSLCCPPPCDCPSHDNATLCKQRLLSLVPVEIPQSSHFLDLSYNRIRSVQHGAFSNLQDLQELDLSHNQLSRIEPGAFSGLPNLRILLVHHNQLKLLPQGVFSGMPGLTWLDVRANELIILLDQTFHGLQELRHLEAGDNPLLFISPAAFHGMPLLQRLGLEKTKLGNVPSKALATLPRLSELRLGGVSTTVLRDLSFSEMSTLRVLDIDRWPALATLGPHSLAGLNLTSLSLTNCNLSSVPEEALRSQVNLRRLDLSQNPISYVAEWSFSSLKKLEELRLSGGKLRSIPYNSFRHLHRLRLLDLSDNPIRWVEEDALPPPGVLETLLLSGTNLSCDCRLCWLLHHRIQFGGRPPVCSAPAPLKGTVIPDHSELLCPGLFTCQPPRILEPGPREFRVQEGDRLTISCLSHGVPEPSTQWLLPQLPWTVDDQMDAPVTVVPQDTLGDADEVTESLKSITDSQKWRTAKAAELSRHIHQLEGRISILPEGSLQFLPVQSQDTGDYLCLATNLAGNDSALIHLEVTPFNGSTNLPPLSLVHSHLLVVITAGGILPFISSVTLCFIFIFLWSRGRGNIKHTASIDYIPRTSRGTSSPEDNKFTMKLI from the coding sequence ATGAAGATGGACGCAGGGAATTATATGCAGCAACTGAAACCCATGACCTTGGTGGTGACCCTTGGACTCCTGCTGAGGGGGCAGAGCTTGTGCTGCCCTCCTCCCTGTGACTGCCCATCACATGACAATGCCACCCTTTGCAAGCAACGCCTGCTCAGCTTGGTCCCAGTAGAGATCCCTCAGTCTTCCCATTTCTTGGACCTAAGCTACAATCGCATCCGATCAGTGCAGCATGGAGCCTTCTCCAACCTGCAGGATCTCCAGGAGCTGGATCTGAGCCACAACCAGCTATCTCGCATCGAGCCCGGGGCTTTCAGTGGCCTGCCAAATTTACGCATCCTTTTAGTTCATCATAATCAGCTCAAACTTCTGCCTCAAGGGGTCTTTTCCGGGATGCCTGGTCTGACCTGGCTTGATGTGCGGGCCAATGAATTGATCATTTTGCTGGATCAAACTTTCCACGGATTACAGGAGCTTAGACACCTTGAGGCTGGTGACAATCCTCTGTTGTTCATATCTCCTGCAGCTTTCCATGGAATGCCACTGCTACAGAGACTGGGGCTGGAGAAGACAAAACTGGGCAACGTTCCGTCTAAAGCCCTAGCTACTCTTCCACGACTATCTGAATTACGCCTGGGTGGAGTGTCTACCACTGTCCTACGTGATCTCTCATTTTCAGAGATGTCAACATTGAGAGTATTAGATATAGACCGTTGGCCAGCTCTTGCAACCCTTGGGCCACACAGTCTGGCTGGACTTAATCTTACTTCACTGTCATTAACCAACTGCAATCTAAGTTCAGTTCCAGAGGAAGCACTGAGATCCCAGGTCAATCTCCGAAGGTTAGACCTCTCTCAAAATCCAATTTCTTACGTTGCTGAATGGTCTTTCAGTTCCCTGAAGAAGTTGGAAGAGCTACGGTTGTCTGGCGGAAAGCTTAGATCCATACCTTACAACTCTTTTCGTCACCTGCACCGTCTTCGCTTGCTCGACCTTTCAGATAATCCAATTCGATGGGTGGAGGAAGAcgctctccctcctcccggagtccTAGAGACTTTGTTACTATCTGGGACCAATTTATCTTGTGACTGCCGTCTCTGCTGGCTCCTGCATCACAGAATTCAGTTTGGGGGAAGGCCCCCAGTTTGCTCAGCTCCAGCCCCGTTAAAGGGAACAGTTATCCCAGACCACTCGGAGCTACTTTGTCCAGGTCTCTTCACCTGCCAACCACCCAGGATACTAGAACCAGGACCACGTGAGTTTAGGGTTCAGGAGGGGGACAGGCTCACTATCAGCTGTCTGAGTCATGGTGTACCTGAGCCTTCTACCCAGTGGCTTCTGCCCCAACTACCATGGACAGTGGATGATCAGATGGATGCACCTGTCACAGTGGTTCCTCAGGATACTCTAGGAGATGCAGATGAGGTGACCGAGTCACTGAAGTCAATCACAGATTCTCAGAAATGGAGAACAGCAAAAGCAGCTGAACTGTCAAGACATATTCACCAATTAGAGGGTAGAATCTCCATTCTACCAGAAGGCTCCCTACAATTCCTCCCAGTGCAGTCACAGGATACTGGAGATTACCTCTGCCTGGCCACCAACTTGGCAGGAAATGACTCTGCCTTGATCCACCTGGAAGTCACTCCGTTCAATGGCAGCACTaatcttcctcctctttccttggtCCACAGTCATCTTCTCGTGGTCATCACTGCCGGTGGCATCCTTCCCTTTATCAGTTCCGTCACTCTCTGCTTCATCTTCATCTTTCTCTGGAGCCGTGGACGTGGAAACATCAAACACACCGCGAGCATCGATTACATACCAAGGACTTCTCGTGGAACTTCCTCCCCAGAGGACAATAAGTTCACCATGAAACTCATCTGA